A genomic window from Nicotiana sylvestris chromosome 11, ASM39365v2, whole genome shotgun sequence includes:
- the LOC138881681 gene encoding uncharacterized protein yields MNELSKSRVMIQGFNQRGKRAIGAIRLEITIEDMQSSAWLHVIDAKTSYNVLLGRPWIHENKVVPSTYHQCLKYYEGEVEKKIVADDEPFTEAESHFADAKFYLKNRIVKEIKDDGGMKSKNDEPITKRVEVTIGKAKGVTEEVHANVNKSHKGGIASYGKKVSQVLQYVPKRKKDEGESSTLQTKTLKELTLPVKRIEVVKLSSKPLAGFVTQNHWQNVVLPTKRTNEGFDPNAYTLFAKAGYNPDEPSKLGKLPSEAATRQPREVENGVPSSIEDNAELEDISLCYHISFNNGDPQEDEDAKDAPPELEEGVKTTVDALKEVNLGTNEEPRPIYISALLKVNERALILSYSRISGMPDLVPLIETEVNKLIEAGFICEVKYPTWVSSIVPVRKKNGQIRVCVDFRDLNNACPKDEFPLPIPELMIDATTGYEAMSFMDGLSGYNQIRMALKDEELTVFRTLKGIYCYKVMPFGLKNAGATYQRAMQNIFNDLLHKNVECYVDDLVVKSKEKGNHLKDLKMAIKGQALADFLADHPIPDDWELTDELPDEDAMVVEVQPPWKMYFDGSAHHGGTGAGVVFITSQGKVLPYYFTLTQLCSNNVAKYQTLILGLEMAVDMKQLQLQVFGDSQLVVNQLLGSYEVKKPELRPYHDYAKKLMGWLGDVTI; encoded by the exons atgaacgaactctcaaaaagtcgtgtgatgatccaaggattcaaccaaagGGGGAaaagagccataggcgcgatcaggctggaaatcaccattgaagatatgcaatcaagtgcatggctacatgtgatcgatgcaaagacttcatacaacgtcttgcttggaaggccttggatacatgagaacaaAGTGGTTCcgtctacctaccatcaatgtttgaaatactatgagggtgaagtcgagaagaagatagttgccgatgatgagccattcaccgaggctgagtcacacttcgccgatgcgaagttctacttgaagaaccgcattgtgaaggagATAAAAGATGATGGTGGCATGAAAAGTAAGAATGACGAGCCCATAACTAAAAGAGTTGAGGTGACTATTGGTAAAGCCAAGGGTGTTACTGAGGAGGTACATGCCAACgtgaataaatctcataaagggggtattgcgtcttatggcaagaaagtaagTCAAGTGCTCCAATATGTCCCcaaaaggaagaaagacgaggGCGAATCATCTACTCTCCAAACCAAGACgctaaaggagttaactcttccggtaaAACGAATTGAGGTAGTAAAATTGTCCTCGAAGCCGCTTGCAGGGTTTGTAACCCAAAATCATTGGCAGAATGTGGTgctccctacaaagcgaacaaatgaaggttttgatcctaacgcttacacgctatttgcaaaagctggatacaatcccgatgagccatcaaagttaggaaagctcccatcagaagctgcaacgaggcaaccacgtgaag TCGAGAATGGCGTTCCATCTTCAATAGAGGATAATGCGGAATTGGAGGATATTTCActgtgttatcacatatccttcaataatggggaccctcaagaagatgaagatgcgaaggatgctccacctgaacttgaagaaggagtaaAAACaacagttgatgccttaaaagaagttaatcTTGGTACCAATGAAGAACCAAGACCCATATACATAAGTGCTTTACTAAAAGTTAATGAAcgagcacttatattgagttactcaaggattTCAGGGAT gccggacttggttcccttgattgaaaccgaagttaacaaactcatcgaagctGGCTTTATTTGCGAAGTTAagtacccaacatgggtttcaagtattgtccctgtaaggaagaagaatggccagattcgagtgtgCGTCGACTTTAGAGATCTCAACAATGCATGTCCGAAAGATGAATTTCCGCTTCCTATTCCagagctgatgatcgatgctactactggttacgaggcaatgtctttcatggatggtttgtcgggctataaccaaataCGCATGGCActaaaagatgaagagcttactgtaTTCCGTACCCTAAaaggtatttattgctacaaggtaatgccttttggcttgaagaacgctggtgctacttaccaaagagcTATGCAGAATATCTTCAAtgatcttctccacaagaatgtcgaatgctatgttgacgacttggtggtaaaatcaaaAGAGAAGGGAAACCATTTGAAGGACTTGAAgatg gctataaaaggacaagcattggcagacttcttggcagatcatccgaTACCTGATGACTGGGAACTAACCgatgaactacctgatgaggatgcaatggtcgttgaagttcaacctccatggaagatgtactttgatggttctGCACATCATGGAGGAACTGGTGCTGGCGTAGTATTTATCACTTCCCAAGGTAAAGTCTTGCCCTACTActtcaccttgacacaactctgttccaacaatgttgctAAGTACCAAacattaatacttgggcttgaaatggccgttgatatgaagcaattgcaattgcaagtctttggagactcccagttagtggtcaatcagcttttaggtagttacgaggtcaagaagcctgaactacgcccatatcatgattacgctaaaAAATTAATGGGGTGGCTCGGTGATGTGACTATTTAG